Proteins encoded together in one Chaetodon auriga isolate fChaAug3 chromosome 20, fChaAug3.hap1, whole genome shotgun sequence window:
- the cox11 gene encoding cytochrome c oxidase assembly protein COX11, mitochondrial, whose amino-acid sequence MLLPLLLRQSVRCPHVLITQCVRMRQCDSARVLHSQAEHFLQRRLPLRSHTQSRGAKSRNRKSKSQEEDWKTRNKTVLTYIAAAGVGMIGLSYAAVPLYRLYCQAAGLGGTAVAGHDADLVETMKPVKERVIKVAFNADRHASMQWNFRPQQTEIFVVPGETALAFYRAKNPTDKPITGISTYNVVPFDAGQYFNKIQCFCFEEQRLNPHEEVDMPVFFYIDPEFDEDPRMARVDTITLSYTFFEAKEGQKLPLPGYSYN is encoded by the exons ATGCTGCTCCCCCTCCTGCTGCGTCAGTCCGTCCGCTGCCCTCATGTGCTGATAACACAGTGCGTCCGGATGCGTCAGTGCGACAGCGCAAGGGTGCTCCACTCTCAGGCTGAGCACTTCCTGCAACGCAGGCTTCCCCTGCGCTCCCACACCCAGAGCCGAGGTGCCAAGAGCCGAAACAGGAAGTCCAAGAGCCAGGAAGAGGATTGGAAAACCAGGAATAAGACAGTGCTGACGTACATCGCCGCCGCTGGCGTGGGGATGATCGGCCTGTCGTACGCTGCAGTGCCGCTCTACAGGCTCTACTGTCAG gCGGCGGGGCTCGGCGGCACGGCGGTGGCTGGCCACGACGCAGATTTGGTGGAGACAATGAAGCCGGTGAAGGAACGCGTCATCAAGGTCGCCTTCAACGCAGATCGACACGCCAGCATGCAGTGGAACTTCAGGCCTCAGCAGACGGAGATCTTT GTGGTTCCAGGTGAGACGGCGCTTGCTTTCTACAGAGCAAAGAACCCCACAGATAAACCAATCACCGGGATCTCCACCTACAACGTGGTGCCCTTTGATGCGGGACAGTACTTCAACAAGATCCAG TGTTTCTGCTTCGAGGAGCAGCGTCTGAACCCTCACGAGGAGGTGGACATGCCTGTCTTCTTCTACATCGACCCGGAGTTCGACGAGGACCCCAGGATGGCCCGAGTGGACACCATCACTCTGTCCTACACCTTCTTTGAGGCCAAGGAGGGTCAGAAACTACCTCTTCCCGGATACAGCTACAACTGA